The following are from one region of the Oryzias latipes chromosome 12, ASM223467v1 genome:
- the prkaa1 gene encoding 5'-AMP-activated protein kinase catalytic subunit alpha-1: protein MATDKQKHEGRVKIGHYILGDTLGVGTFGKVKVGQHELTKHQVAVKILNRQKIRSLDVVGKIRREIQNLKLFRHPHIIKLYQVISTPTDIFMVMEYVSGGELFDYICKNGKLDEKESRRLFQQIISAVDYCHRHMVVHRDLKPENVLLDAHMNAKIADFGLSNMMSDGEFLRTSCGSPNYAAPEVISGRLYAGPEVDIWSSGVILYALLCGTLPFDDDHVPTLFKKICDGIFFTPQYLNPSVVSLLKHMLQVDPMKRATIKEIREDDWFKQDLPKYLFPEDPSYSNNMIDDEALKEVCEKFECTEEEVLSCLYSRNHQDPLAVAYHLIIDNRRIMSEAKDFYLASSPPDSFLDDQHLTSSAAAVAGVLKPHPERVPFLVAETPPRPRHTLDELNPQKSKHQGVRRAKWHLGIRSQSRPNDIMSEVCRAMKQLDYEWKVVNPYYLRVRRKNPVTGMLTKMSLQLYQVDSRTYLLDFRSIDDEILETKSGTATPLRSGSVGNHRNTTKNDAEGADVPATSAAALPPKTAEGSLASSLTSSIDSTAGDSMSVPRPGSHTIEFFEMCANLIKLLAR, encoded by the exons TGGGCCAACATGAACTTACCAAGCATCAAGTGGCGGTGAAAATCCTGAACAGGCAGAAGATTCGCAGCTTGGACGTGGTGGGAAAGATTCGGCGAGAGATCCAGAACCTCAAACTTTTCAGGCACCCTCACATAATTAAACT GTATCAGGTTATTAGCACCCCCACAGATATCTTTATGGTGATGGAGTACGTCTCAGGGGGCGAACTCTTCGATTACATCTGCAAGAATGGAAAG TTGGATGAAAAAGAGAGCCGTCGGCTGTTCCAGCAGATCATCTCAGCTGTGGATTACTGCCACAGACACATGGTGGTTCACCGAGACCTCAAGCCCGAAAATGTGCTGCTAGATGCACACATGAATGCAAAGATTGCAGATTTTG gtttatcaAACATGATGTCAGACGGAGAGTTCCTCAGGACAAGCTGTGGCTCTCCGAACTATGCTGCTCCTGAGGTCATTTCAGGAAG gtTATATGCAGGTCCAGAGGTGGACATCTGGAGTAGTGGTGTCATTCTCTATGCCTTGTTGTGTGGGACGCTCCCCTTTGACGATGACCATGTGCCAACTCTCTTCAAAAAGATTTGCGATGGAATCTTTTTCACCCCGCAGTATCTGAACCCCTCAGTAGTAAGCCTTCTCAAACACATGCTGCAGGTGGACCCGATGAAAAGAGCCACCATCAAAGAGATCCG GGAGGACGATTGGTTTAAACAAGATCTACCCAAGTACTTGTTCCCTGAGGACCCCTCCTACAGCAACAACATGATAGATGACGAGGCCCTGAAGGAGGTCTGTGAGAAGTTCGAGTGCACAGAGGAGGAGGTTCTGTCCTGCTTATACAGCCGCAACCATCAGGATCCATTAGCTGTGGCTTACCATCTCATCATTGACAATCGGCGCATCATGAGCGAAGCCAAGGATTTCTACCTGGCGTCCAGCCCTCCCGACTCCTTCTTGGACGACCAGCACCTGACTTCCTCCGCCGCAGCCGTGGCTGGCGTTTTAAAGCCCCACCCCGAGCGGGTACCCTTCCTCGTGGCGGAAACTCCGCCCAGGCCCCGCCACACCCTGGACGAACTGAACCCCCAGAAGTCCAAGCACCAGGGCGTCCGGAGAGCCAAGTGGCACCTGGGGATCCGTAGTCAGAGCCGACCCAATGACATCATGTCGGAAGTGTGCCGCGCCATGAAACAGCTGGATTATGAGTGGAAG GTTGTGAACCCATATTACCTGCGTGTGAGAAGGAAGAACCCCGTCACAGGGATGCTAACCAAGATGAGTCTTCAACTCTACCAAGTGGACAGCAGAACCTACCTCCTCGACTTCCGTAGCATAGACG ATGAAATTTTGGAGACAAAGTCTGGGACTGCAACCCCCCTCCGCTCTGGATCTGTGGGCAACCACCGCAACACTACAAAGAACGATGCAGAAGGAGCAGATGTTCCGGCAACATCTGCCGCCGCGCTACCACCTAAGACCGCCGAGGGCTCCTTAGCTTCATCCCTGACCTCGTCCATCGACTCGACGGCGGGGGACAGCATGTCTGTCCCCCGACCGGGAAGCCACACCATCGAGTTCTTTGAGATGTGCGCAAATCTTATTAAACTACTTGCACGATAG